The Populus alba chromosome 4, ASM523922v2, whole genome shotgun sequence genome contains a region encoding:
- the LOC118047326 gene encoding beta-glucosidase 24-like has product MAIQSYLFLSLLLVFGSCFNSLAATQSDTASFNRKSFPQDFVFGVASSAYQYEGAAFEDGKGPSIWDEYTHKFPSKISNGSNGDVALDSYHRYKEDVQIIKKMGFDFYRFSISWPRILPKGKKCGGVNQKGINYYNNLINELLANGIQPFVTLFHWDLPQALEDEYGGFLSDRIVNDYQDYAKICFLNFGDRVKHWITLNEPTMFTMQGYIAGMFPPGRCSAWMGKNCTGGDAGAEPYTVSHNQILAHAAAVKLYRTRFQAKQKGKIGITLQSNWFVPLSNSKEDLEAVSRALDFNLGWFMSPLTSGEYPSSMRSLVGERLPKFSKKQAGSIKGSFDFIGLNYYSANYVAHKSQSNDTHPSYETDSHVASFFERDGIPIGPKAGSFWLLVYPSGLHDLLVYIKKAYNDPVIYITENGVDETDNPALPLKEALIDNQRIDYFHQHLSFVQKAIKDGVKVKGYFAWSLMDGFEWVVGYTSRFGLNYIDHKDGLKRHPKLSAQWFTEFLKK; this is encoded by the exons ATGGCCATTCAAAGCTACTTGTTTTTGAGCCTCCTGCTGGTTTTTGGCTCTTGTTTTAATAGCCTAGCTGCTACCCAAAGTGACACAGCTTCATTCAATCGCAAGAGCTTTCctcaagattttgtttttggggTGGCATCATCGGCATACCAG TATGAGGGCGCAGCATTTGAAGATGGAAAGGGACCAAGTATATGGGATGAGTACACACATAAATTTCCAA GCAAGATATCAAATGGAAGCAATGGAGATGTCGCCCTAGATTCATATCATCGGTACAAG GAGGATGTTCAGATTATAAAGAAAATGGGTTTTGATTTCTACAGATTCTCAATCTCTTGGCCTAGAATATTGCCAA aaggaAAAAAGTGCGGGGGAGTGAATCAGAAAGGAATTAATTACTACAACAACCTCATCAATGAGCTCCTGGCCAATG GCATACAACCATTTGTCACCCTTTTCCACTGGGATCTACCACAGGCTCTAGAGGACGAGTATGGAGGATTTTTAAGTGATAGAATCGT GAATGATTACCAAGACTATGCGAaaatttgtttcttaaattttggAGATCGAGTTAAACATTGGATCACATTGAATGAGCCAACCATGTTTACCATGCAAGGCTACATTGCGGGCATGTTCCCACCAGGTAGATGTTCTGCTTGGATGGGAAAAAACTGCACTGGTGGAGATGCAGGAGCAGAACCATACACGGTGTCGCACAACCAAATCCTTGCTCATGCTGCTGCTGTGAAACTGTACAGGACAAGGTTTCAG GCAAAACAAAAGGGCAAGATAGGGATTACATTACAATCAAATTGGTTTGTGCCATTGTCTAATTCTAAGGAAGACCTTGAGGCTGTCAGCCGAGCCCTCGATTTCAATCTTGGATG GTTTATGAGTCCATTAACCAGCGGCGAATATCCAAGTTCAATGAGATCTCTTGTTGGGGAAAGATTGCCCAAATTCTCCAAGAAACAAGCTGGATCTATAAAGggatcatttgattttattggatTGAATTACTATTCTGCCAATTATGTGGCCCATAAGTCTCAATCTAATGATACTCACCCAAGCTACGAGACAGATTCCCATGTTGCTTCCTTCT TTGAACGTGATGGAATTCCCATCGGTCCAAAG GCAGGCTCCTTTTGGCTCCTTGTTTACCCAAGCGGACTTCATGATCTTTTGGTTTACATAAAGAAGGCATACAACGATCCAGTTATTTACATCACCGAGAATG GTGTTGACGAGACAGATAACCCAGCATTGCCCCTAAAGGAAGCCCTCATCGACAACCAAAGGATCGATTATTTCCATCAGCATCTTTCTTTTGTGCAGAAAGCCATCAA GGATGGTGTGAAGGTGAAAGGATATTTTGCTTGGTCGTTAATGGATGGCTTCGAGTGGGTAGTAGGATACACATCACGTTTTGGTCTGAATTATATCGATCATAAAGATGGACTCAAAAGACATCCTAAGCTCTCAGCCCAATGGTTCACGGAATTTCTCAAGAAATAG
- the LOC118047324 gene encoding splicing factor U2af large subunit A, with protein MSYNDTGIDDNDEDYTSQTDRVSRHKTYSSRESEHDRSRTRGRGKDHDRYRGGYKDGSVRNDGRRDKFGDFDRHERSSRGRNFHRHRDYDGDRGRRNGNRSGSYSQGRFQNRSRSRSRSRSPSKSKRKSGFDMAPSEVGMLPGAAVAVNDAGQLPSLPQTMPGVVQNALQFGTTQFGVFPLMPAQAMTQQATRHARRVYVGGLPPLANEQTIAAFFSHIMASIGGNAAGPGDAVVNVYINHEKKFAFVEMRTVEEASNAMALDGIIFEGVAVRVRRPTDYNPSLAATLGPSQPSPLLNLAAVGLVPGTISGAEGPDRVFVGGLPYYFTELQIRELLESFGPLRGFDLVKDRDTGNSKGYGFCVYQDPAVTDIACAALNGLKMGDKTLTVRRATESGGQSKSEQENILAQAQQHIAIQKMALQAGVMNLPGVGIPLAESAYTPSKVLCLTEAITMEVLADDEEYEEILEDMREECCKFGTLINVVIPRPSQDEEKMPGAGKVFLEYSDTISCANARNALNGRKFGGNTVNAFYYPEEKYSNGDYGA; from the exons ATGTCTTACAACGATACAGGAATCGATGATAATGACGAAGATTACACTTCTCAGACTGATCGTGTCTCCCGTCACAAG ACGTACAGTTCTCGGGAATCTGAACATGATAGGTCAAGGACTCGAGGCAGGGGAAAAGATCATGACCGCTATCGTGGCGGGTATAAAGATGGAAGTGTGAGGAATGATGGAAGAAGAGATAAATTCGGTGATTTTGACCGTCATGAAAGGAGTAGCCGTGGTCGTAATTTTCATAG GCACCGTGATTATGATGGTGATAGAGGAAGAAGGAATGGAAACAGATCAGGTTCTTATTCTCAGGGTAGATTTCAGAATCGATCTAGGTCACGCTCTCGTTCACGATCTCCTTCGAAAAG CAAGCGGAAAAGTGGTTTTGACATGGCTCCATCTGAGGTGGGCATGCTTCCTGGTGCTGCTGTGGCAG TTAATGATGCTGGACAACTGCCAAGTCTTCCTCAAACAATGCCAGGAGTGGTACAGAACGCTTTACAATTTGGAACAACACAG TTTGGAGTTTTTCCATTAATGCCTGCCCAGGCCATGACCCAGCAG gcAACAAGGCATGCACGGCGTGTTTATGTTGGTGGTCTCCCTCCCCTGGCTAATGAACAG ACAATTGCAGCATTCTTTAGCCATATTATGGCTTCCATTGGAGGAAATGCTGCTGGTCCAG GTGATGCAGTGGTGAATGTATACATAAATCACGAGAAGAAATTCGCATTCGTGGAGATGAGAACTGTTGAAGAAGCAAGCAATGCAATGGCTTTAGATGGAATTATTTTTGAg GGGGTTGCTGTGAGAGTTCGGAGGCCTACTGACTACAATCCGTCATTGGCTGCGACTCTTGGTCCTAGTCAACCAAGTCCTCTCCTTAACTTAGCTGCTGTTGGTCTTGTACCAGG TACAATTAGCGGAGCAGAAGGACCTGATCGTGTCTTTGTGGGTGGATTGCCATATTACTTTACTGAGTTACAGATTAGAGAGTTGCTAGAATCTTTTGG ACCTCTCCGTGGTTTTGACCTTGTGAAGGACAGAGACACTGGGAACTCAAAAGGATATGGTTTCTGTGTCTATCAG GATCCTGCGGTGACTGATATTGCATGTGCTGCTCTAAATGGCTTGAAAATGGGAGATAAAACTCTAACTGTGCGACGTGCTACTGAAAG TGGTGGGCAGTCCAAGTCAGAACAGGAAAATATTTTGGCTCAAGCTCAACAGCATATAGCTATCCAG AAAATGGCCTTGCAAGCTGGTGTTATGAATCTTCCTGGAGTAGGGATACCGTTGGCAGAATCTGCATACACTCCATCTAAAGTTTTATGCTTGACTGAG GCTATTACCATGGAAGTACTAGCAGATGATGAAGAGTATGAAGAAATATTAGAAGATATGCGGGAAGAATGTTGTAAATTTG GAACCTTGATCAATGTTGTTATTCCTCGCCCAAGTCAGGATGAAGAGAAAATGCCTGGCGCTGGAAAG GTTTTCTTGGAGTATTCTGATACCATTAGTTGCGCAAACGCAAGAAATGCACTAAATGGGAGGAAATTTGGAGGAAATACTGTGAATGCGTTTTATTATCCAGAAGAGAAGTATTCTAATGGAGATTATGGCGCATAA